A part of Myxococcales bacterium genomic DNA contains:
- a CDS encoding ISL3 family transposase → MGQRARILTEILGFDGWRVKEAYFENATGERVTPGRLYAALRETKVVLVVERRWVRRCGRCTERCPRIHEQGKPRRWADLPWGDHPVEIEYAASRVKCRTCGTATTEMVAWADPYQRQSRRLQQRLAVEAASMPVMHVAALHGLSWLTVHRAEERALARWEATCPTRPLRHVGVDEKWLGRRHHLAHKYVTIVSDLETGEPVWIGHGRSEATLRGWLESLSLEQRSTIKLFAMDLHRGFWNAVDGVPGLEHAPVVHDPFHIMKLAGAMLDELRREVFFRAGPELRAVGKGRRWLLLRAWERTSEDQRADLKMLLAHNKTLARAYQIKEELREVLRAPDRSAMKAGLDRILRRTNRHSIRPLRRLHDTLNERYNEIVALAEHRPAVGRVEALNNNWETLVRRARGYRDHAYLLRKLRFMTANPIRERDGIRRFLALGLNPPLPLGRAA, encoded by the coding sequence ATGGGGCAGCGCGCTCGTATTCTTACAGAAATTCTCGGCTTCGATGGGTGGCGTGTGAAGGAGGCCTACTTCGAGAACGCTACCGGCGAACGGGTGACGCCCGGCCGGCTGTACGCCGCGCTTCGCGAGACGAAGGTCGTGCTCGTTGTCGAGCGTCGATGGGTTCGGCGGTGCGGCCGGTGCACGGAGAGGTGCCCCCGCATCCACGAGCAAGGGAAGCCGCGGCGCTGGGCGGACCTGCCGTGGGGCGACCACCCCGTCGAGATCGAGTATGCCGCCAGCCGGGTAAAGTGCCGAACGTGTGGCACGGCGACGACCGAAATGGTCGCGTGGGCCGACCCCTACCAGCGGCAGAGTAGGCGCCTGCAGCAGCGCCTCGCAGTCGAGGCCGCGTCCATGCCGGTCATGCACGTCGCCGCGCTTCACGGCCTCAGCTGGCTGACCGTTCACCGCGCGGAAGAGCGCGCGCTCGCGCGGTGGGAGGCGACTTGTCCGACCCGCCCGCTCCGTCATGTCGGCGTCGACGAGAAGTGGCTCGGCCGCCGCCACCACCTTGCCCACAAGTACGTCACGATCGTGAGCGACCTGGAGACGGGCGAGCCAGTGTGGATCGGCCATGGCCGAAGCGAAGCGACGCTGCGGGGCTGGCTCGAAAGCCTGTCGCTCGAGCAGCGAAGCACCATCAAGCTCTTCGCCATGGACCTGCACCGGGGCTTTTGGAACGCGGTCGACGGCGTTCCGGGCCTCGAGCACGCTCCCGTGGTGCACGACCCGTTTCACATCATGAAGCTCGCCGGGGCCATGCTCGACGAGCTCCGTCGCGAGGTCTTCTTCCGCGCGGGCCCCGAGTTGCGCGCCGTCGGCAAGGGACGCCGCTGGCTCCTGCTCCGCGCCTGGGAGCGCACGAGTGAAGACCAGCGCGCCGACCTGAAGATGCTCCTCGCGCACAACAAGACCTTGGCTCGCGCCTACCAGATCAAGGAGGAGCTCCGCGAAGTCCTGCGAGCGCCTGATCGAAGCGCGATGAAGGCGGGGCTCGACCGCATCCTTCGTCGGACCAACCGGCACAGCATCCGTCCGCTGCGCCGACTGCACGATACTCTCAATGAGCGGTACAACGAGATCGTTGCCTTGGCCGAGCACCGCCCCGCTGTTGGGCGAGTCGAAGCGCTCAACAACAACTGGGAGACGCTGGTCCGAAGGGCCCGCGGATACCGAGACCACGCATACCTCCTACGCAAGTTGCGCTTCATGACGGCGAACCCCATCCGCGAGAGGGACGGGATCAGACGCTTCCTCGCTCTCGGCCTTAACCCGCCTCTCCCACTCGGTCGGGCGGCCTAA
- a CDS encoding NAD(P)H-dependent oxidoreductase subunit E: MHPRPRGPVSLDLEALVARHGHDPSRLVQLLHEVVAVEGRVSPAVMTRLADALRMPRGQVEGVVGFYSFFGSAERGRFRVLFSDNITDEMAGAHELRQRMLDAFRVQLGEVSAHDTAGLVSIGATSCTGLCDQGPAMLVNGRAIGRLTPARIGAITSLIRGNVPVDLWPENLFVIESHVERRDLLLSTPLAPGEAIAAALSRGAAATLDEVSRSGLRGRGGAGFPAGSKWAACAAAPSPERGRVIVCNADEGEPGTFKDRELLMHHADLLVEGMTVAALAVGANTGLLYLRGEYPFLVEPLLALLAERRRAGLLGASVLGVAGFDFDIELRLGAGAYVCGEESALLESLEGRRGIPRNRPPYPVTHGYKQRPTVVNNVETLIAAALVAAHGAGFLRAVGTPQSAGTKVLSVSGDVARPGVYELPFGVRVGEVLDLAGARDTLAVQVGGPSGTLLSARELERRIAFEDVPCAGAVMVFDTTRDPLAVVENFTRFFAHESCGFCTPCRVGTTLSAQMMERVVHGEGSRRDLKDLAKVSRLMRATSHCGLGTTAGNPVLDALEKFRPAFDTRLRSREVLPTFDLDASLAPAREVTARDDAGAHFEGRDELEEEE, encoded by the coding sequence CTGCACCCTCGCCCACGAGGCCCCGTGTCGCTCGATCTAGAGGCCCTCGTCGCGCGGCACGGGCACGACCCCTCGCGCCTCGTGCAGCTCCTCCACGAGGTCGTCGCGGTGGAGGGGCGTGTCTCCCCCGCCGTGATGACGCGCCTCGCCGACGCGCTCCGCATGCCCCGCGGCCAGGTGGAGGGGGTCGTCGGCTTCTACTCGTTCTTCGGCTCGGCCGAGCGCGGCCGCTTCCGTGTGCTCTTCAGCGACAACATCACAGACGAGATGGCCGGCGCTCACGAGCTGCGCCAGCGCATGCTCGACGCCTTCCGCGTGCAGCTCGGCGAGGTGAGCGCGCACGACACCGCGGGGCTCGTCTCGATCGGGGCGACGAGCTGCACGGGCCTCTGCGATCAGGGCCCGGCCATGCTGGTGAACGGCCGCGCGATCGGGCGCCTCACGCCCGCGCGGATCGGGGCCATCACGTCGCTCATCCGCGGGAACGTGCCGGTCGACCTGTGGCCCGAGAACCTCTTCGTGATCGAGTCGCACGTGGAGCGCAGGGACCTCCTCTTGTCGACGCCGCTCGCGCCGGGCGAGGCGATCGCAGCGGCCCTCTCGCGGGGAGCGGCGGCCACCCTCGACGAGGTCTCGCGCTCGGGCCTGCGAGGCCGCGGCGGCGCGGGCTTCCCCGCCGGGTCCAAGTGGGCGGCCTGCGCGGCGGCCCCCAGCCCCGAGCGCGGACGCGTCATCGTGTGCAACGCCGACGAGGGCGAGCCCGGCACGTTCAAGGACCGCGAGCTCCTCATGCACCACGCCGACCTCCTGGTGGAGGGGATGACCGTCGCGGCGCTCGCCGTCGGCGCCAACACAGGTCTGCTCTATTTGCGAGGAGAGTACCCGTTCCTCGTGGAGCCGCTCCTCGCCCTGCTCGCCGAGCGGCGGCGCGCGGGCTTGCTCGGCGCGAGCGTGCTCGGCGTCGCCGGCTTCGACTTCGACATCGAGCTGCGCCTCGGCGCCGGGGCGTACGTGTGCGGCGAGGAGTCCGCGCTGCTCGAGTCGCTCGAGGGGCGGCGAGGCATCCCGAGAAACCGCCCACCCTACCCCGTCACGCACGGCTACAAGCAGCGCCCCACCGTGGTGAACAACGTCGAGACGCTCATCGCCGCCGCGCTCGTGGCCGCCCACGGCGCGGGCTTCTTGCGGGCCGTCGGCACGCCACAGTCGGCCGGCACGAAGGTGCTCTCGGTGTCCGGCGACGTCGCCCGCCCCGGCGTCTACGAGCTCCCCTTCGGCGTCCGCGTCGGCGAGGTGCTCGACCTCGCGGGGGCGCGCGACACGCTCGCGGTGCAGGTGGGTGGCCCCTCTGGCACGCTCCTCTCCGCGCGCGAGCTCGAGCGCCGCATCGCCTTCGAAGACGTGCCGTGTGCGGGCGCCGTCATGGTGTTCGACACCACACGCGATCCGCTCGCGGTGGTGGAGAACTTCACGCGCTTCTTCGCCCACGAGAGCTGCGGCTTCTGCACGCCGTGCCGCGTGGGCACCACGCTCTCTGCTCAAATGATGGAGCGGGTGGTGCACGGTGAGGGCTCGCGGCGCGACCTCAAGGACCTCGCGAAGGTCTCACGTCTCATGCGGGCCACGAGCCACTGCGGGCTCGGCACGACCGCGGGCAACCCGGTGCTCGACGCGCTCGAGAAGTTCCGACCCGCGTTCGACACCCGCCTCCGCTCGCGCGAGGTGCTGCCTACGTTCGACCTCGACGCGTCGCTCGCCCCCGCGCGCGAGGTCACCGCCCGCGACGACGCCGGCGCGCACTTCGAAGGGCGCGACGAGCTCGAAGAGGAGGAGTGA
- a CDS encoding Ni/Fe hydrogenase subunit alpha: MPNAPHSPLDTAANPEGLRRVVIEPVSRVEGHGKVTILLDEQRKVHQVRLHIVEFRGFERFIQGRPYWEVPVMVQRLCGICPVSHHLAASKALDQVVGARTLTPAAERVRRLMHYGQILQSHALHFYHLASPDLLFGFESEPGRRNVVGVLAAHPEIARQGILLRKFGQEVIRVTAGKRIHGTGSIPGGVNKAVTVAERDELLRPLPDMLAWAEAGVRLVAELHNANRELYDTFGTVRSSLLSLVGRDGELDLYDGVLRARDADGALLFDGAAPEQYDDLLRENVRSWSYMKFPFIASRGAEDGWYKVGPLARLQNCDRVGTPRAEAARQELLASSPGRLIHAPLAFHWARMIELLHAAEVIERLLADPELLGQELVASGPRQRSGVGILEAPRGTLIHHYEVGDDDLVTMCNLIVSTTHNNQAMNEAIREVARRFLDGREPTEGLLNHIEVAIRAFDPCLSCATHALGKMPLHVDIVGPSGELLERLARDGEREA, translated from the coding sequence ATGCCGAATGCGCCCCACTCACCCCTCGACACAGCCGCGAACCCCGAGGGGCTCCGGCGCGTGGTGATCGAGCCCGTGTCTCGCGTGGAGGGGCACGGCAAGGTCACCATCCTCCTCGACGAGCAGCGCAAGGTGCACCAGGTGCGCCTCCACATCGTCGAGTTCCGGGGGTTCGAGCGGTTCATCCAGGGGCGACCCTACTGGGAGGTGCCCGTGATGGTGCAGCGCCTCTGCGGCATCTGCCCCGTGAGCCACCACCTCGCCGCCTCCAAGGCCCTCGATCAGGTGGTCGGCGCGCGCACCCTCACGCCCGCCGCGGAGCGCGTGCGGCGGCTCATGCACTACGGACAAATCTTGCAGTCGCACGCGCTGCACTTCTATCACCTCGCCTCGCCCGACCTGCTCTTCGGCTTCGAGAGCGAGCCCGGTCGACGCAACGTGGTGGGCGTGCTCGCGGCTCACCCGGAGATCGCGCGCCAGGGCATCTTGTTGCGGAAGTTCGGCCAAGAGGTCATTCGTGTCACGGCGGGCAAGCGCATCCACGGCACGGGGTCCATCCCGGGCGGAGTGAACAAGGCCGTCACGGTGGCCGAGCGCGACGAGCTCCTCCGCCCCCTCCCCGACATGCTCGCGTGGGCCGAGGCCGGCGTGCGCCTCGTGGCCGAGCTCCACAACGCGAACCGCGAGCTCTACGACACGTTCGGCACGGTGCGCTCGAGCCTCTTGTCCCTCGTGGGGCGCGACGGCGAGCTCGACCTCTACGACGGCGTGCTCCGCGCGCGCGACGCCGACGGCGCGCTCCTCTTCGACGGCGCCGCCCCCGAGCAGTACGACGACCTGCTGCGCGAGAACGTGCGCTCGTGGAGCTACATGAAGTTCCCGTTCATCGCGTCGCGTGGCGCCGAAGACGGCTGGTACAAGGTGGGCCCGCTCGCGCGCCTGCAGAACTGCGATCGCGTCGGCACGCCGCGCGCGGAGGCCGCGCGGCAGGAGCTGCTCGCGAGCTCGCCCGGGCGCCTCATCCACGCGCCGCTCGCGTTCCATTGGGCGCGCATGATCGAGCTGCTCCACGCCGCCGAGGTCATCGAGCGGCTGCTCGCCGATCCCGAGCTCCTCGGCCAGGAGCTCGTCGCCTCGGGCCCGCGACAGCGGAGCGGCGTGGGGATCCTGGAGGCGCCCCGCGGCACCCTGATTCACCACTACGAGGTGGGCGACGACGATCTCGTCACCATGTGCAACCTCATCGTCTCCACCACGCACAACAACCAGGCGATGAACGAGGCGATCCGCGAGGTCGCGCGGCGCTTCCTGGACGGACGCGAGCCGACGGAGGGGCTGCTCAACCACATCGAGGTGGCCATTCGGGCCTTCGATCCTTGCCTGTCGTGCGCGACGCACGCGCTTGGAAAGATGCCACTCCACGTCGACATCGTGGGGCCCTCGGGCGAGCTGCTCGAGCGCCTCGCGCGGGACGGCGAGCGCGAGGCGTGA
- a CDS encoding NADP oxidoreductase, whose protein sequence is MSAPARKLRVATTSLAGCFGCHMSLLDIDERLVSLLERVEIDASPLTDKKHPGPCDLGLIEGGLCNAENVHTLRAFRAQCKILVAVGACAINGGLPAQRNHLDVRECLQSVYLSGRGVERGFIPNDPELPLPLAKVHPLHDVVKIDYFLPGCPPPADAIWQFLTDLLAGRTPRFGHGLIHYD, encoded by the coding sequence ATGAGCGCGCCCGCGCGGAAGCTGCGCGTCGCGACCACCTCGCTCGCGGGGTGCTTCGGCTGCCACATGTCCCTCCTCGACATCGACGAGCGGCTGGTCTCCCTGCTCGAGCGCGTCGAGATCGACGCGTCGCCGCTCACGGACAAGAAGCACCCCGGGCCGTGCGATCTCGGCCTCATCGAGGGCGGCCTCTGCAACGCGGAGAACGTGCACACGCTGCGTGCGTTCCGTGCACAGTGCAAGATCCTCGTCGCCGTGGGTGCCTGCGCGATAAACGGCGGGCTCCCCGCGCAGCGAAACCACCTCGACGTCCGCGAGTGCCTCCAGTCGGTCTACCTCAGCGGGCGCGGGGTCGAGCGCGGCTTCATCCCGAACGACCCCGAGCTGCCGCTGCCGCTCGCCAAGGTCCACCCGCTGCACGACGTCGTAAAGATTGACTACTTCCTGCCCGGCTGCCCGCCCCCGGCGGACGCTATTTGGCAGTTTCTCACCGATCTCCTCGCCGGCCGAACTCCCCGCTTCGGCCACGGCCTCATTCACTACGACTGA
- a CDS encoding (2Fe-2S)-binding protein, with the protein MSDAPPDRPTFQLDGREIPFEPGQSVLAAALAAGRYIPYLCYHREFEPHGSCKVCTVRVNGRPHASCTEPARAGDVVESSAEDLTEQRKTLVQFLFTEGNHFCPSCEASGSCTLQAVGYELGVTNAHFSPLFPDRPLDASHPEVLLDLNRCILCELCVRASALVDKKSVFSLSGRGITKHLVVNAESGRLGDTHLSLEDKAMSVCPVGVILRKRRGFSVPIGQRAYDAEPIRAVATSAAASRREDP; encoded by the coding sequence ATGAGCGACGCCCCGCCCGATCGACCCACGTTTCAGCTCGACGGACGCGAGATCCCCTTCGAGCCCGGGCAGTCCGTGCTGGCGGCCGCGCTCGCGGCGGGCCGGTACATTCCGTATCTCTGTTACCACCGCGAGTTCGAGCCGCACGGGAGCTGCAAGGTGTGCACCGTCCGGGTCAACGGGCGTCCTCATGCGAGCTGCACCGAGCCCGCCCGCGCCGGCGACGTCGTCGAGTCGAGCGCCGAGGACCTCACCGAGCAGCGAAAGACCCTCGTGCAGTTTCTGTTCACCGAGGGCAACCACTTCTGCCCGTCGTGCGAGGCGAGCGGGAGCTGCACGCTCCAAGCGGTCGGCTACGAGCTCGGCGTGACGAACGCGCACTTCAGCCCCCTCTTCCCCGATCGACCCCTCGACGCCTCCCACCCCGAGGTGCTCCTCGATCTGAACCGCTGCATCCTCTGCGAGCTGTGCGTGCGCGCCAGCGCGCTGGTCGACAAGAAGAGCGTATTTTCCCTGTCGGGGCGCGGGATCACGAAGCACCTCGTGGTGAACGCGGAGTCGGGCAGGCTGGGCGACACCCACCTGTCGTTGGAAGACAAGGCCATGAGCGTGTGCCCCGTCGGCGTCATCTTGCGGAAGCGCCGCGGCTTCTCGGTGCCCATCGGTCAGCGGGCCTACGACGCCGAGCCCATCCGCGCCGTGGCGACCTCGGCCGCGGCGTCGCGGCGGGAGGACCCATGA
- a CDS encoding protein kinase — protein sequence MAQTRTVQVGDTLGGHFRIDGLVAEGGMGIVYRGTNLGTGKACAIKVILPHLADRSGVLDRFQQEAQIGATIGESPHIVSVLFASVDAERRVPYFVMELLVGESVEALIAQPLEATQVCTLVEQLAEALDQAHERGVVHRDLKPSNLYVTRDRKQRPVLKVLDFGIAKLLEGAGTATELGTPAYAAPEQLGPLFRRMALKSGIEIADHVTPQTDLWAMGLITYEMLVGGKPGQYWDATTAQEIGAAMTMALTSRAPASERAGDRARLLPGGFDGWFLRCLEMDARKRWSSAGEAAAALAALTTGANTLRAPEPGRPKGAIGVAGVVGTSLDHLADFSPQAPAVLAATPAPTRPRRKSEGPETQLGAAIPTYLPETRPSPPPSPPSPRAGSRGKLGAAVVGTLVAIGVVGGVLGRSRPPSDASVAPSSTGSSMPSPPVASVPSSELAKVAWASSSSGAPHSGTDSGVSAIGALDGGDDAARSTNLVATVHAPATVPSAAARGVAPKEPVRVKTPEEQAAAAEVRMIAVCKGNLPYLTPDQERNLKMLEMSGRPELEAKAAEVRDTMTEQKRTKCDQLRAAGKL from the coding sequence ATGGCGCAGACACGGACGGTGCAGGTTGGGGACACTCTCGGCGGTCACTTCCGGATCGACGGGCTGGTCGCCGAGGGAGGGATGGGCATCGTGTACCGAGGCACGAACCTCGGGACGGGGAAGGCGTGCGCGATCAAGGTGATCCTGCCGCACCTGGCGGACCGATCCGGGGTGCTCGACCGGTTCCAGCAGGAGGCGCAGATCGGAGCGACCATCGGAGAGAGCCCGCACATCGTGAGCGTGCTCTTCGCGAGCGTCGACGCGGAGCGCCGCGTTCCCTACTTCGTGATGGAGCTGCTCGTGGGGGAGAGCGTGGAAGCGCTCATCGCCCAGCCGCTCGAGGCGACGCAGGTGTGCACGCTCGTAGAGCAGCTCGCCGAGGCGCTGGACCAGGCGCACGAGCGGGGCGTGGTGCACCGGGACCTGAAGCCGAGCAATCTGTACGTGACGCGGGACAGGAAGCAGCGTCCGGTGCTGAAGGTGCTGGATTTCGGCATCGCGAAGCTGCTGGAGGGCGCGGGCACGGCGACCGAGCTGGGGACGCCGGCGTACGCGGCGCCGGAGCAGCTCGGCCCGCTGTTCCGGCGAATGGCGCTGAAGAGCGGAATCGAGATCGCCGATCACGTGACGCCGCAGACGGACCTTTGGGCGATGGGGCTGATTACGTACGAGATGCTCGTGGGCGGCAAGCCAGGGCAGTACTGGGACGCGACGACGGCGCAGGAGATTGGCGCGGCGATGACGATGGCGCTCACCTCACGCGCGCCGGCGAGCGAGCGCGCGGGGGACCGTGCGAGGCTCTTGCCGGGGGGCTTCGACGGGTGGTTTCTTCGGTGTCTGGAGATGGACGCGAGGAAGCGGTGGTCGAGCGCGGGGGAAGCGGCGGCGGCGTTGGCCGCGCTCACCACGGGCGCGAACACGCTGCGCGCGCCGGAACCGGGGAGGCCGAAGGGGGCGATCGGGGTAGCCGGCGTGGTGGGTACGTCGCTGGACCACCTCGCGGACTTCTCCCCCCAGGCGCCCGCCGTCCTCGCCGCGACACCCGCGCCGACGCGGCCGAGACGCAAGTCCGAGGGCCCCGAGACCCAGCTCGGCGCGGCGATCCCGACGTACCTCCCGGAGACCCGACCGAGCCCACCGCCTAGCCCGCCGTCGCCGAGGGCCGGGAGCCGGGGCAAGCTGGGGGCCGCGGTGGTCGGCACGCTGGTGGCGATCGGGGTCGTCGGGGGGGTGCTCGGGCGAAGCAGGCCGCCGAGCGACGCGAGCGTTGCTCCGTCGAGCACGGGGTCCTCGATGCCCTCGCCGCCGGTGGCCAGCGTGCCCTCCAGCGAGCTCGCCAAGGTCGCTTGGGCTTCGAGCTCGAGCGGCGCCCCCCATTCAGGCACGGACTCCGGCGTGTCAGCTATCGGTGCGCTCGACGGCGGCGACGATGCCGCGAGGTCCACGAACCTCGTGGCAACCGTGCACGCCCCCGCGACGGTCCCTTCCGCGGCGGCTCGGGGTGTGGCGCCGAAGGAACCCGTACGCGTCAAGACGCCAGAAGAACAGGCGGCGGCGGCGGAGGTGCGGATGATTGCGGTTTGCAAGGGCAACCTCCCGTACCTGACCCCGGACCAAGAGAGAAATCTAAAGATGCTTGAGATGTCGGGCCGACCCGAGCTCGAAGCGAAGGCCGCCGAAGTTCGCGACACGATGACGGAACAGAAGCGCACGAAGTGCGACCAGCTGCGGGCTGCCGGGAAGCTCTGA
- the hypF gene encoding carbamoyltransferase HypF has protein sequence MTPAPLLLFAVGNPSRGDDALGPTLLDRVSASLAPEIARGEVELLADFQLQPEHALDLVGRARVVFVDACVRAAPPFEWRRLRLREEARRDTSTSSHAMSPSALLEAYRAVEPAGSTPPEAWTLAIRGERFELGEPLSPRAAAHLDAAVDDLVSRVRGEWAEGADVTGGGVVAGERVVLEGVVQGVGFRPWVHRVASALGLSGKVWNTSNGVTVDAYGPPAALRALGVALQREAPAGAVVRSVHRSPLASLPPGAHGFTVGESDASGPVAMGLPPDLATCAACLAEVASPSDRHHGYAFTSCTGCGPRLAVILALPYDRQNTTLAGFALCTACARDYATPSARRFHAQTLACPACGPRVWLADPEGVPTPAGEPVAAAAAALRDGAIVGVQGLGAFHLVCDATSSRAVAELRRRKRRETQPLAVMVADLEAALALAELDVAAREALCSPARPIVLAPSRGASIACEVRGPSLRAGVLLPYTPLHAALLAEAGRPLVFTSGNASGGPAIIDHEGALTHLSGLVDALLLHDRPIARRVEDSVVATGPRGLRVLRRSRGFAPHPVRLPRASPEPVLAVGGHQKNTACVVVGDLAYLTPHLGDLGLYEGELAWRREVEGFEALLGVRAEVLAHDLHPDYASTRYALARAARRRVGVQHHAAHALATLAEIHVREPVLAVVYDGTGWGPDGTAWGAELLAVDGARWQRVSAFRPVPLPGGERAIRDVWRAALGMLHDAFGSDEARALAERFEVFRAQTPARLDTVLRALDGGAATTRARGLGRWFDALGALVLGLSHAGFDGHVALALEEHADPRDAPPYPIDTPTRLALDGPLSAANEIDPRPTVHAVVQDLLAGAAPGWVAARVHATVVEATCTVAARALAETGLRRVVLSGGALQNRLLERGLVARLGAETVVMARDVPVNDGGLALGQAWAAVLALTEPASAAVDRAAGLAREDEPAITCSST, from the coding sequence GTGACGCCCGCGCCGCTGCTCCTTTTCGCTGTCGGCAACCCCTCGCGCGGCGACGACGCCCTCGGTCCCACCCTCCTCGACCGCGTGAGCGCCTCGCTCGCCCCGGAGATCGCGCGCGGCGAGGTGGAGCTGCTCGCCGACTTTCAGCTCCAGCCCGAGCACGCGCTCGACCTCGTGGGCCGAGCGCGCGTGGTCTTCGTCGACGCGTGCGTGCGGGCCGCGCCACCCTTCGAGTGGCGGCGGCTCCGACTGCGCGAGGAGGCGCGCCGAGACACGTCGACGTCGAGCCACGCGATGTCGCCGAGCGCCCTCCTCGAGGCGTACCGGGCGGTGGAGCCGGCGGGGAGCACGCCCCCCGAGGCATGGACGCTCGCGATACGCGGGGAGCGCTTCGAGCTCGGAGAGCCGCTCTCGCCGCGGGCGGCGGCTCACCTCGACGCGGCGGTGGACGACCTCGTGAGCCGGGTGCGCGGCGAGTGGGCGGAGGGCGCCGACGTGACGGGCGGCGGCGTGGTGGCGGGCGAGCGGGTCGTGCTCGAGGGCGTGGTGCAGGGGGTCGGCTTTCGGCCGTGGGTGCACCGCGTGGCGAGCGCGCTCGGGCTCTCCGGAAAGGTGTGGAATACATCTAACGGCGTCACCGTCGACGCCTACGGCCCGCCCGCGGCGCTGCGCGCGCTCGGCGTCGCGCTCCAGCGCGAGGCGCCCGCGGGCGCCGTCGTGCGGAGCGTGCACCGGTCGCCGCTCGCGTCGCTCCCGCCCGGCGCCCACGGGTTCACCGTCGGCGAGAGCGACGCGAGCGGCCCCGTCGCGATGGGCCTGCCGCCCGACCTCGCGACCTGCGCCGCGTGCCTCGCCGAGGTCGCGTCGCCGAGCGATCGCCACCACGGCTACGCGTTCACGAGCTGCACGGGCTGCGGTCCCCGCCTCGCGGTGATCCTCGCGCTTCCCTACGACCGCCAGAACACGACGCTCGCGGGCTTCGCGCTCTGCACGGCGTGCGCGCGCGACTACGCGACCCCGAGCGCGCGCAGGTTTCACGCCCAGACCCTCGCCTGCCCCGCGTGCGGGCCGCGCGTGTGGCTCGCGGATCCGGAGGGCGTCCCCACGCCCGCGGGCGAGCCCGTCGCGGCGGCGGCGGCGGCGCTTCGCGACGGCGCGATCGTGGGCGTCCAGGGGCTCGGGGCGTTTCACCTCGTGTGCGACGCGACCTCCTCGCGGGCCGTCGCTGAGCTCCGCCGACGCAAGCGCAGGGAGACGCAGCCGCTCGCGGTGATGGTCGCGGACCTCGAGGCCGCGCTCGCCCTCGCAGAGCTCGACGTCGCGGCGCGCGAGGCGCTCTGCTCCCCGGCCCGACCCATCGTGCTGGCCCCCTCGCGCGGCGCCTCGATCGCCTGCGAGGTGCGAGGCCCCTCGCTGCGCGCGGGCGTGCTCCTGCCCTACACGCCGCTCCACGCCGCGCTGCTCGCGGAGGCCGGGAGGCCGCTCGTGTTCACCTCGGGCAACGCGAGCGGGGGCCCCGCGATCATCGACCACGAGGGCGCGCTGACGCACCTCTCCGGCCTGGTCGACGCGCTGCTGCTCCACGATCGACCGATCGCGCGCCGCGTGGAGGACTCGGTCGTGGCGACGGGGCCGCGCGGCCTGCGCGTGCTCCGCCGCTCGCGCGGGTTCGCGCCGCACCCCGTGCGCCTCCCGAGGGCGTCGCCCGAGCCCGTGCTCGCGGTCGGTGGCCACCAAAAGAACACCGCGTGCGTCGTGGTCGGCGACCTCGCCTACCTCACCCCACACCTGGGAGATCTTGGCCTCTACGAGGGCGAGCTCGCTTGGCGCCGCGAGGTGGAGGGGTTCGAGGCGCTGCTCGGCGTGCGCGCCGAGGTGCTCGCGCACGACCTCCACCCCGACTACGCGTCCACGCGGTACGCCCTCGCGCGGGCCGCGCGACGCCGCGTCGGCGTGCAGCACCACGCCGCGCACGCGCTCGCGACGCTGGCTGAGATCCACGTGCGAGAGCCCGTGTTGGCGGTCGTGTACGACGGGACCGGCTGGGGGCCGGACGGCACCGCGTGGGGCGCCGAGCTCCTCGCGGTGGACGGGGCGCGCTGGCAACGCGTGAGCGCGTTCCGCCCCGTGCCGCTGCCCGGCGGCGAGCGCGCGATCCGCGACGTCTGGCGCGCGGCCCTGGGGATGCTGCACGACGCCTTCGGGAGCGACGAAGCGCGCGCGCTCGCCGAGCGGTTCGAGGTCTTTCGCGCGCAGACGCCTGCGCGGCTCGACACGGTGCTTCGCGCGCTCGACGGGGGCGCCGCGACCACGCGCGCGCGAGGCCTCGGCCGGTGGTTCGACGCGCTCGGAGCGCTGGTGCTCGGGCTGTCGCACGCCGGCTTCGACGGCCACGTCGCGCTCGCGCTGGAGGAGCACGCCGACCCCCGCGACGCCCCACCCTACCCGATCGACACGCCGACCCGCCTCGCGCTCGACGGTCCGCTCTCGGCGGCGAACGAGATCGATCCACGACCCACCGTCCACGCCGTCGTGCAAGACCTCCTCGCAGGCGCGGCGCCGGGCTGGGTCGCGGCGCGCGTCCACGCGACGGTGGTGGAGGCGACGTGCACCGTGGCCGCGCGAGCCCTCGCCGAGACCGGCCTCCGGCGCGTGGTGCTCTCGGGTGGTGCGCTTCAGAACAGGCTCCTCGAGCGGGGCCTCGTCGCGCGGCTCGGCGCCGAGACCGTCGTCATGGCGAGGGACGTGCCGGTGAACGACGGCGGCCTCGCGCTCGGCCAAGCGTGGGCCGCTGTGCTCGCGCTGACCGAGCCCGCGAGCGCGGCGGTCGATCGCGCGGCGGGGCTCGCGCGCGAGGACGAACCGGCGATCACGTGCTCGTCCACGTAG